A genomic region of Synechococcus sp. NOUM97013 contains the following coding sequences:
- a CDS encoding proton-conducting transporter membrane subunit, protein MTAASLTLGWLLLPAIAAFLAALLPKLGRGLLLAIPTLSLVVAGCFLGPQASLLPLTISVNPAVTLQLDTAQLPFVLLNALVLLAIALQDSQQHRRHLRVVLLLVLHGALNSIYLAADLVSIYVAIELISIVSFLLMVDLRHRASLWVAFRYLLLGDLAMQLFLLGVLIVYAASGSFAVGAAAGAPGVAIVLMVVGLLIKSEAFLPGFWLPKTHAAISADMSALLSGSVVTAGIAPLSRLGLINGQAAQLMLILGLLSVVIGGIGALVQDDIKRLLAWSTVSQMGFALLLPAAAGLYALAHGLGKAALFLGVGGLPTRSIRSLQQQAIPGRIGWPMLLAGLSLIGLPISLGYGAKEALVEALPPPIAAVVGWLGLITALVLVKLLPDHWSNQPAPAATRPREVSAIPLTGIWLLCGSLYVLAAVLNQPLGLRGMPLLKIALVLGLAVLGERMVRPSLRGWTPPDLENFKAIVVATGVTLLLGTVINNTFVMGAALP, encoded by the coding sequence ATGACAGCCGCCAGCCTCACTCTTGGATGGCTGCTGCTTCCAGCCATCGCGGCTTTTCTGGCCGCACTGCTGCCCAAGCTGGGGCGTGGGTTGTTGTTGGCGATCCCCACCCTGAGCCTTGTGGTCGCCGGTTGTTTTCTGGGGCCCCAGGCCTCCCTGCTGCCACTCACCATCAGTGTTAACCCAGCCGTCACGCTGCAGCTCGACACAGCGCAACTGCCTTTTGTGCTGCTGAATGCGCTGGTGCTGCTGGCCATCGCTTTGCAAGACAGCCAGCAACACCGCCGTCACCTGCGCGTGGTGTTGCTGCTGGTGCTGCACGGGGCCCTCAACTCGATTTATCTCGCAGCCGATCTGGTCAGCATCTACGTAGCGATTGAGCTGATCTCGATCGTCAGTTTCCTGCTGATGGTGGATCTCAGGCATCGAGCCAGCCTCTGGGTCGCGTTCCGCTACCTGCTGCTTGGCGACCTAGCGATGCAACTGTTCCTCCTGGGAGTGCTAATCGTCTACGCCGCCTCGGGATCCTTTGCCGTCGGCGCTGCGGCGGGAGCTCCGGGTGTCGCCATCGTGTTGATGGTGGTGGGTTTGCTGATCAAATCCGAAGCCTTCCTGCCGGGGTTTTGGCTGCCCAAAACCCATGCCGCCATCTCCGCAGACATGTCTGCGCTGCTGTCTGGAAGTGTGGTGACCGCAGGCATCGCCCCCCTGAGCCGATTGGGCCTGATCAATGGACAGGCCGCACAACTGATGCTGATTCTTGGCCTGCTGAGCGTGGTGATTGGCGGCATCGGGGCCTTGGTGCAAGACGACATCAAACGCCTGCTGGCCTGGAGCACGGTGTCGCAGATGGGTTTCGCGCTTCTGCTTCCAGCGGCGGCTGGCCTGTATGCCCTGGCCCATGGTCTCGGCAAAGCCGCGCTGTTTCTCGGCGTGGGGGGACTGCCGACGCGATCGATTCGATCGCTTCAACAACAGGCCATCCCAGGCCGAATCGGTTGGCCCATGCTGCTGGCAGGCCTGTCTCTGATCGGTCTACCCATCAGTCTTGGCTACGGCGCCAAGGAAGCCCTGGTCGAAGCGTTGCCACCACCGATCGCCGCTGTGGTGGGCTGGCTCGGACTGATCACAGCGCTGGTGCTGGTGAAACTGTTACCGGATCACTGGTCAAACCAACCAGCACCCGCAGCAACCCGACCCCGTGAGGTCAGCGCCATTCCACTCACCGGCATCTGGTTGCTGTGCGGATCGTTATACGTGCTCGCTGCAGTGCTGAATCAACCGCTCGGATTGCGTGGAATGCCCCTGTTGAAAATTGCCCTGGTGCTTGGTCTGGCGGTGCTCGGTGAACGCATGGTGCGTCCATCACTGCGCGGCTGGACGCCTCCAGACCTGGAGAACTTCAAAGCCATCGTCGTGGCCACAGGGGTCACCTTGCTGCTGGGGACAGTGATCAACAACACGTTTGTGATGGGAGCCGCCCTGCCATGA
- a CDS encoding RpoD/SigA family RNA polymerase sigma factor — translation MVSAAAGVSETQRRRSSDPISWYLATIGRIPLLTPAEEIELGNQVQKLMQLTEDGTIASDSETFTGPQRRLIRVGLRAKQRMMKANLRLVVSVAKKYQGKGLELLDLIQEGSLGLERAVEKFDPTRGYKFSTYAFWWIRQSMTRAIACQSRTIRLPVHLSERLTTIRKVSLDLAHKLGAMPSRIEIAEAMDMPVEELDSLLRQALTTSSLDAPVNGEEGRSFLGDLIADSSLGEPLDKVEQRIHHEQLGRWMSHLSEQEQHVLTLRFGLNGHERHTLAEIGRLLEVSRERVRQVELKALRKLRNLTRRVAPSF, via the coding sequence ATGGTCTCAGCGGCAGCAGGGGTTTCTGAAACCCAAAGACGGCGAAGTAGCGATCCGATCAGTTGGTATCTCGCCACGATTGGACGGATTCCTCTTCTCACTCCCGCTGAGGAGATTGAGCTGGGCAATCAGGTTCAGAAGTTGATGCAGCTCACAGAAGACGGAACGATTGCGTCAGATAGCGAAACTTTCACAGGCCCCCAACGACGCTTGATTCGTGTCGGTTTGCGTGCCAAGCAGCGCATGATGAAAGCCAATCTCAGGCTTGTTGTCAGCGTCGCAAAGAAGTATCAAGGCAAAGGACTTGAACTCCTTGATTTGATCCAGGAGGGATCTCTTGGCCTGGAACGTGCGGTGGAGAAATTTGATCCAACCCGCGGTTACAAGTTTTCCACCTATGCCTTCTGGTGGATTCGCCAAAGCATGACGCGCGCGATTGCATGTCAGTCACGCACGATTCGATTGCCGGTTCACCTGAGCGAACGCCTTACAACAATCCGCAAAGTCAGTCTGGATCTAGCCCACAAACTGGGTGCCATGCCCAGCCGCATCGAGATCGCGGAAGCGATGGACATGCCAGTGGAGGAGCTCGATTCCCTGCTGCGCCAGGCGCTCACCACCAGCAGCCTGGATGCGCCCGTCAATGGTGAGGAGGGTCGCAGTTTTCTGGGTGATCTGATCGCCGACTCCTCGCTCGGAGAGCCTCTAGACAAGGTGGAGCAACGGATCCATCACGAGCAGCTGGGCCGCTGGATGAGTCATCTCAGCGAACAGGAGCAGCACGTGCTCACGCTGCGATTCGGTCTCAATGGCCATGAGCGCCACACCCTTGCGGAGATCGGCCGTTTGCTGGAGGTGTCCCGTGAGCGTGTGCGTCAGGTTGAGCTGAAGGCGCTGCGCAAGCTCCGGAATCTCACCCGTCGCGTCGCTCCGAGCTTCTGA
- a CDS encoding apolipoprotein N-acyltransferase: MGNDRSLLLHGLAGGVLSGLGLCWSGPWWMLPALALLWSSARSPWAAALWGASAIAISHCWLLALHPLTWLGVPALLSLPLAMAVWLICALAAAVLTAAWSVVGRCLPSPGTLPHALVLSLIWGLTETLLAREPLFWIGVGGSVLPGDPWLAGLSRWVGAGGLAAVQLLLGWGLWKLWLLSRTDTGFSWRWSGLAALALAVVHAFGALALYGGAPGQSSGDVMSLALWQPAIPTREKFSDRRQAELPGRFDAVEARAQRDGAQLLLAPEGTLPLDRRRFDDNALPVISGGFRWVAGQQRSALLLLDPQAFGPPNAIDKHRLVPLGEWFPAWPGLSGLSAVGGLEAGSASRLWPWGGPPAAVAICYEISNGTALARAVADGGQWILAAANLDPYPQLLQHQFLALAGLRSLETARPLASVANTGPTAMFNAQGQITDSLAPMRPGLLQAALQPTDGFTLYVRWRERPLWWALLAAVLALFKTSSGSGLPPALPRRRRTLPPDRV, translated from the coding sequence ATGGGCAATGACCGATCCCTGTTGCTGCATGGGCTTGCCGGGGGTGTGCTGTCGGGCCTCGGTCTGTGCTGGTCAGGGCCCTGGTGGATGCTGCCTGCTCTGGCGCTGCTCTGGTCATCGGCCCGGTCGCCATGGGCCGCAGCGCTCTGGGGTGCATCAGCCATTGCCATCAGCCATTGCTGGCTGCTGGCGCTCCATCCCCTCACCTGGTTGGGTGTGCCGGCTCTGCTCAGCCTTCCTTTGGCGATGGCGGTGTGGCTGATCTGCGCTCTGGCTGCTGCCGTGCTGACAGCGGCCTGGAGTGTTGTCGGCCGTTGCCTGCCATCCCCAGGCACCCTCCCGCATGCCCTGGTTCTGTCGCTGATCTGGGGACTGACGGAAACTCTGCTGGCCCGGGAACCGCTCTTCTGGATCGGTGTTGGCGGCAGCGTGCTGCCTGGAGACCCCTGGTTGGCCGGTCTGTCCCGCTGGGTGGGTGCCGGAGGCCTGGCGGCGGTGCAGTTACTGCTGGGATGGGGGCTCTGGAAGCTCTGGCTGTTGTCCAGGACGGACACCGGCTTCTCGTGGCGTTGGTCTGGCCTGGCGGCGCTGGCTCTGGCGGTGGTGCATGCCTTCGGGGCGCTGGCGCTCTACGGCGGAGCCCCTGGCCAGAGTTCGGGTGATGTCATGTCTCTGGCTTTGTGGCAGCCAGCGATTCCCACGCGCGAGAAATTCAGTGATCGCCGCCAGGCCGAGCTCCCTGGGCGCTTTGATGCGGTCGAGGCTCGCGCGCAGCGGGATGGTGCGCAGCTGCTGCTTGCGCCAGAAGGAACGCTGCCCCTGGATCGCCGTCGGTTCGACGACAACGCGTTGCCCGTGATCAGCGGCGGTTTTCGTTGGGTGGCCGGTCAGCAACGCAGTGCACTGCTTCTGCTCGATCCTCAGGCTTTCGGTCCACCCAACGCGATCGACAAGCATCGGTTGGTTCCCTTGGGGGAATGGTTTCCCGCATGGCCTGGACTCAGCGGACTCTCTGCTGTCGGTGGGCTGGAAGCGGGGTCGGCTTCGCGGCTGTGGCCTTGGGGTGGTCCTCCTGCAGCGGTGGCCATCTGCTACGAGATCAGCAACGGCACGGCCCTGGCCCGAGCAGTCGCGGACGGGGGGCAGTGGATTCTGGCCGCGGCCAACCTGGATCCCTATCCACAGCTGCTGCAGCATCAATTCCTGGCCCTGGCGGGGTTGCGCAGTCTGGAAACCGCCCGACCGCTGGCGTCCGTGGCCAACACCGGGCCCACGGCCATGTTCAACGCCCAAGGGCAGATCACAGACTCCCTGGCTCCGATGCGTCCTGGGTTGCTTCAGGCTGCGTTGCAACCCACCGATGGTTTCACGTTGTATGTGCGCTGGCGGGAGAGGCCGCTCTGGTGGGCGCTGCTGGCTGCCGTGCTGGCGTTGTTTAAAACGAGCTCTGGATCAGGCCTCCCCCCAGCACTGCCTCGCCGTCGTAGAACACTGCCGCCTGACCGGGTGTGA
- a CDS encoding hydrogenase subunit MbhD domain-containing protein, with translation MTPTYVLPPLLGIPLIGLALVRCDAPWKALVLRSALGGFASLLFATYGAVDVALTEALVGTLLSTLLYAVAIKHTTTFRLLQDPQAPMPLEREEQLKRLLTTVGLQLELVDTAPAADSGDLHAAWICNAHEPPSVRLRHRSLLDALMTQDPATAKAMNLVLDPSLTNR, from the coding sequence ATGACGCCGACCTATGTCTTGCCCCCTCTGTTGGGCATCCCCCTGATCGGCCTGGCACTGGTGCGCTGTGACGCCCCCTGGAAAGCCCTGGTGCTGCGCAGCGCTCTCGGGGGCTTCGCCTCGCTGTTGTTCGCCACCTACGGCGCTGTGGATGTGGCGCTCACCGAAGCCCTCGTCGGCACCTTGCTGTCCACCCTGCTGTACGCGGTGGCCATCAAACACACCACCACATTCCGACTCCTGCAGGATCCGCAGGCGCCGATGCCACTGGAGCGGGAGGAACAACTCAAACGCTTGCTGACAACCGTGGGACTGCAACTCGAGCTGGTCGACACAGCGCCAGCCGCTGACAGCGGAGATCTGCATGCCGCCTGGATCTGCAACGCGCACGAGCCCCCCAGCGTTCGGCTGCGCCACCGATCCCTGCTGGATGCACTGATGACCCAGGACCCAGCAACGGCAAAGGCCATGAATCTTGTTTTGGATCCCTCGCTGACAAACCGATGA
- the mnmA gene encoding tRNA 2-thiouridine(34) synthase MnmA: MTAASSSLAATTAGAQALERLQAWPGEHRVAVGLSGGVDSSLTAALLVEAGWEVEGVTLWLMSGKGACCAEGLVDAAGICEQLGVPHHVVDSRDTFVREIVDGLIEGYQAGITPLPCSRCNRAVKFGPMLDWARHERGLERVATGHYARIRLDESSGRWKLLRGLDTRKDQSYFLYDLNQDVLSRVVFPLGELTKPDTRLEAGRHGLRTAEKPESQDLCLADHHGSMRAFLDAYLPPRQGEIVLQDGTVVGEHDGIEHFTIGQRKGLGVAWSEPLHVIRLDAAMNRVIVAPRAEAGRNGCEVGAVNWISIAPPEPGQSLEVEVQVRYRSAPVTAQLTCIDATETDRDGGRPHRCRLTFTEEQFSITPGQAAVFYDGEAVLGGGLIQSSF; this comes from the coding sequence ATGACGGCCGCGTCATCCAGCCTTGCTGCCACCACCGCCGGAGCACAGGCTTTGGAACGCCTGCAGGCCTGGCCCGGTGAACATCGGGTGGCCGTGGGCTTGTCCGGTGGTGTGGACAGCTCCCTCACAGCCGCGTTGCTCGTGGAAGCCGGCTGGGAAGTGGAAGGGGTCACGCTGTGGTTGATGAGCGGCAAGGGTGCCTGCTGTGCGGAGGGGCTGGTGGATGCCGCTGGCATCTGTGAGCAGCTGGGCGTTCCCCATCACGTCGTCGACTCACGCGACACCTTCGTGCGCGAGATCGTGGACGGCCTGATCGAGGGCTACCAAGCCGGCATCACCCCCCTGCCCTGTTCGCGTTGCAATCGGGCGGTGAAGTTCGGCCCCATGCTCGATTGGGCACGCCATGAACGGGGGCTGGAACGCGTGGCCACCGGCCATTACGCCCGAATCCGACTGGATGAAAGCAGTGGGCGTTGGAAGCTGCTGCGTGGCCTCGACACCCGCAAAGACCAGAGCTACTTCCTCTACGACCTGAACCAGGACGTGCTCTCCCGCGTGGTGTTTCCCCTCGGGGAACTCACTAAGCCCGACACCCGCCTCGAAGCGGGACGCCATGGTCTGCGCACCGCTGAAAAACCCGAAAGCCAGGACCTTTGCCTGGCCGATCACCACGGCTCGATGCGGGCTTTCCTGGATGCCTACTTGCCGCCACGCCAGGGGGAGATCGTGCTGCAGGACGGCACCGTCGTGGGTGAACACGATGGGATCGAACACTTCACCATCGGTCAGCGCAAGGGACTCGGCGTGGCCTGGAGCGAACCGCTGCATGTCATCCGTCTGGATGCAGCGATGAATCGGGTCATCGTGGCCCCTCGCGCTGAAGCCGGTCGCAACGGCTGTGAGGTGGGTGCCGTCAACTGGATCTCGATAGCCCCCCCCGAACCAGGCCAAAGCCTTGAGGTGGAGGTGCAGGTGCGCTACCGCAGCGCACCCGTGACGGCTCAGCTCACCTGCATCGATGCCACCGAGACAGATCGCGACGGAGGTCGGCCCCATCGCTGCCGACTCACCTTTACGGAGGAGCAGTTCTCGATCACACCCGGTCAGGCGGCAGTGTTCTACGACGGCGAGGCAGTGCTGGGGGGAGGCCTGATCCAGAGCTCGTTTTAA
- a CDS encoding MnhB domain-containing protein, whose product MPLLALIGFVVTLVNAGCGLVEGMNQVVPGPLSATALVDQFGVPNVVTPIVLDLRLYDTVGEVIVFTLASMGVHQLLHDEVASEQLKPADDEAVVMLFRIAAVLNTLIAVELAVRGHLSPGGGFAAGVAGGTALALVLLFGGSTEAMRAYRTMRAEVLEESAVLLFIVLSLLLLEGINLPTGDYGAVLSGGLLPILNILVGMKVTLGSWGMIQRFLSTNQLH is encoded by the coding sequence TTGCCACTCCTCGCGCTGATCGGCTTCGTGGTCACGCTGGTTAACGCCGGATGCGGGCTGGTCGAAGGGATGAACCAGGTGGTGCCGGGTCCCCTGTCAGCCACAGCGCTAGTGGATCAATTCGGCGTTCCCAATGTGGTGACCCCAATTGTTCTGGATCTGAGGCTGTACGACACGGTGGGGGAAGTGATCGTGTTCACGCTGGCCTCGATGGGAGTGCACCAGCTCCTTCACGACGAAGTCGCCAGCGAGCAACTGAAACCCGCTGATGATGAAGCGGTGGTGATGCTGTTTCGCATTGCCGCTGTTCTCAACACCTTGATCGCCGTGGAACTGGCCGTGCGGGGACACCTGAGTCCCGGCGGTGGATTTGCAGCAGGGGTGGCCGGAGGCACAGCTCTGGCACTAGTACTTCTCTTCGGTGGGTCCACAGAGGCGATGCGGGCCTACCGGACCATGCGCGCCGAAGTGCTTGAAGAGAGCGCTGTGCTGCTATTCATCGTGCTCAGCTTGCTGCTTCTGGAAGGCATCAATCTGCCCACGGGCGACTACGGAGCTGTGCTCAGTGGAGGGCTACTCCCCATCCTCAACATCCTCGTTGGAATGAAGGTAACCCTGGGGTCCTGGGGAATGATTCAGCGCTTTTTAAGCACCAATCAACTGCATTAA
- the sodN gene encoding superoxide dismutase, Ni → MFRSALSALFQALPAEAVQAHCDGPCGVYDPASARVAAEAVLSMTKKLKGMEAPAAGDAAALATYNNTFSRYVAIKEEEATKAKKELMILWTDYFKPEHLATFPDLLDTFWKAAKLCSACKVNIDQAKAEELMASVQKIHGMFWQSKGRNDAWVTASSTTHLSR, encoded by the coding sequence ATGTTCCGCTCGGCACTTTCAGCCCTCTTCCAAGCCCTGCCTGCTGAGGCAGTTCAAGCTCACTGCGACGGCCCTTGCGGCGTCTATGACCCGGCTTCCGCTCGTGTGGCAGCGGAAGCCGTGCTGTCCATGACCAAGAAACTCAAAGGCATGGAGGCTCCAGCAGCGGGTGATGCCGCTGCTCTGGCGACCTACAACAACACCTTCTCGCGTTACGTCGCGATCAAGGAAGAAGAAGCCACCAAGGCCAAGAAGGAGCTGATGATCCTCTGGACCGATTACTTCAAGCCTGAGCACCTCGCCACCTTCCCCGATCTGCTCGACACCTTCTGGAAAGCAGCCAAGCTCTGCAGTGCCTGCAAGGTGAACATCGATCAGGCCAAGGCGGAAGAGCTGATGGCTTCGGTCCAGAAAATCCACGGCATGTTCTGGCAGTCCAAAGGCCGCAACGATGCGTGGGTGACCGCATCCTCAACAACTCACCTTTCAAGGTGA
- a CDS encoding cation:proton antiporter subunit C — protein sequence MPYDRVAEETVMELSPIAPIGAALITCLIGLGGFALRQSLLSKLFSIDVAATGVITLFILVASRTGLVPPIVSDQNDVSSFIADPFPQGVILTAIVIGFSVEALALVLLRHMAREHPLLRVDDFDREITGP from the coding sequence GTGCCATACGATCGTGTCGCCGAGGAGACGGTAATGGAACTGTCACCCATCGCCCCGATCGGAGCGGCACTGATCACCTGTCTGATTGGTCTGGGGGGGTTTGCACTGCGGCAGAGCCTGCTGTCCAAACTTTTTTCGATCGATGTGGCCGCCACCGGGGTGATCACTCTGTTCATCCTGGTGGCCTCACGCACCGGGCTGGTGCCGCCGATCGTCAGCGATCAAAACGACGTCTCATCCTTCATCGCCGATCCCTTTCCCCAGGGAGTGATTCTCACGGCGATCGTGATCGGCTTTTCAGTGGAAGCTCTGGCACTGGTGCTGCTCCGCCATATGGCCCGGGAGCATCCACTGCTGCGCGTCGATGACTTCGATCGTGAGATCACAGGGCCATGA
- a CDS encoding NAD(P)H-hydrate dehydratase: MLWPPADADHLLVSADQMLTLEQQWLASGLPVAALMETVGQGMADWCLQRPDRLQHGVLVLVGPGHNGGDGLVLGRKLLEAGVAVRVWAPMPLRQSLTQEHWRHLVWLGVSPLTSAPAPGDSALWIDALFGLGQKRPLPSDLADLLQRRHRQAPGRLISLDLPAGLHSDSGCPMEGGAARASDTLCVGLIKRGLVQDSALDFVGALHRIDPGVPPRLCAALPAPLMRRLTPDDLTTLPRPVQSLAAMKYQRGRLLLIAGSDRYRGAALLALQGALASGAGSVEACVPAAVADQLWQLAPEVVLDGALGSDAAGALVWGSAVEARDWSRLDALLIGPGWGRIEAPWDPWAEPLLGFKGLLVIDADGLNQLASSSEGWRWLLKRSGPTWLTPHGGEFDRLFPDCHGEMPHERAFAAAQRSGVVVLLKGAHSVVAAPSGEVWQLTGTDPAAARTGFGDLLAGHAAGWGARCLAAAGSVDAADLAASALMHAQSAKRCDQGSSAGAVASQLTAMTRKMMRF, from the coding sequence GTGCTCTGGCCACCCGCCGATGCCGATCATCTCCTGGTCAGCGCCGACCAGATGCTGACGCTGGAGCAGCAATGGTTGGCCAGTGGTCTCCCCGTGGCCGCCTTGATGGAAACCGTCGGTCAGGGCATGGCCGACTGGTGTCTGCAACGACCGGACCGGTTGCAACACGGCGTGCTGGTGCTGGTCGGGCCTGGTCACAACGGTGGTGATGGATTGGTGCTGGGCCGCAAGCTCTTGGAAGCTGGCGTTGCCGTGCGTGTCTGGGCACCGATGCCCCTGCGGCAATCGCTCACGCAGGAGCATTGGCGCCACCTTGTGTGGCTTGGCGTGTCGCCGTTGACGTCTGCGCCTGCGCCAGGGGATTCAGCTCTCTGGATCGACGCCTTGTTCGGTCTCGGGCAGAAGCGGCCCTTGCCATCGGATCTGGCTGATCTTCTGCAGCGCCGCCACCGGCAGGCTCCGGGACGGCTGATCAGCCTTGATCTTCCTGCTGGACTGCACTCCGACTCCGGCTGTCCCATGGAGGGAGGGGCAGCCAGGGCTTCCGACACCCTGTGCGTCGGCCTGATCAAGCGCGGCCTTGTCCAGGATTCAGCGTTGGACTTTGTCGGTGCCTTGCATCGCATCGATCCCGGTGTGCCGCCGCGGCTGTGTGCGGCATTGCCGGCACCGCTGATGCGGCGGCTGACGCCCGATGACCTGACGACACTCCCCAGGCCTGTTCAGTCGCTGGCGGCCATGAAATATCAGCGGGGAAGGCTGTTGCTCATTGCCGGAAGCGATCGCTATCGGGGCGCCGCCTTGCTCGCGCTGCAGGGTGCACTGGCGAGTGGCGCCGGCAGTGTTGAAGCCTGCGTTCCCGCTGCGGTGGCCGATCAGCTCTGGCAGCTGGCTCCGGAGGTGGTGCTGGATGGGGCGCTTGGCTCTGACGCTGCTGGTGCATTGGTCTGGGGCTCCGCCGTCGAGGCCCGGGATTGGTCACGGTTGGATGCGCTGCTGATCGGGCCAGGCTGGGGTCGAATCGAAGCCCCCTGGGACCCCTGGGCGGAGCCGCTGTTGGGCTTCAAGGGATTGCTGGTGATCGATGCGGACGGTCTCAATCAGCTGGCGAGCTCGAGCGAGGGTTGGCGCTGGTTGTTGAAGCGTTCAGGCCCCACCTGGCTCACCCCCCATGGCGGTGAATTTGATCGCCTGTTCCCCGACTGCCACGGGGAGATGCCGCATGAGCGAGCTTTCGCCGCCGCTCAGCGCTCAGGGGTTGTGGTGTTGTTGAAGGGCGCGCACAGTGTTGTGGCAGCTCCATCCGGTGAGGTGTGGCAGTTGACCGGGACGGACCCTGCGGCGGCTCGCACTGGGTTTGGCGACCTGCTGGCGGGGCATGCCGCTGGGTGGGGTGCTCGCTGTCTGGCGGCGGCGGGATCCGTTGATGCCGCTGATCTGGCGGCTTCGGCGTTGATGCATGCTCAGTCAGCCAAGCGTTGTGATCAGGGCAGCAGCGCTGGAGCTGTGGCGTCACAGCTGACTGCGATGACGCGAAAAATGATGCGTTTTTGA
- a CDS encoding phasin family protein: METANPLQQLLLRGLGTTTLVADRLRDVTQEWVSSGRLDATHASALVDDVLKALRGETPELEQQMGRNLERNRDNLLQDLGLASQKELDELRGRIDRLEQQLRQRERQE; encoded by the coding sequence ATGGAGACCGCCAATCCCTTGCAACAGCTGCTGCTCCGCGGCCTGGGAACCACCACGCTGGTGGCCGATCGCCTGCGCGATGTCACCCAGGAGTGGGTCAGCAGCGGTCGCCTGGACGCTACCCATGCCTCAGCTCTCGTCGATGACGTCTTAAAAGCACTGCGCGGGGAAACCCCTGAGCTTGAGCAGCAGATGGGGCGCAACCTGGAGCGCAACCGCGACAATCTTCTCCAGGATCTCGGGCTGGCCAGCCAGAAGGAACTCGACGAACTGCGTGGCCGGATCGACCGGCTCGAGCAGCAACTGCGCCAACGGGAGCGTCAGGAATGA
- a CDS encoding FKBP-type peptidyl-prolyl cis-trans isomerase: protein MRDILISSAVCIACLVVALVSQIVAPSTVVAAAPAPAAQSAAVQTADLTTSSSPMELDPEETNPTLFAMAPDSNQADASALGGPMKSEKSQLTASGLRITDIEVGDGAEATAGQTVVVHYRGTLEDGTQFDASYDRGKPFSFPLGAGRVIKGWDEGVQGMKVGGKRKLVIPPDLGYGARGAGGVIPPNATLIFDVELLDIKS, encoded by the coding sequence GTGCGCGACATCCTGATCAGTTCCGCCGTCTGCATTGCTTGCCTGGTGGTGGCCCTGGTGAGCCAGATCGTGGCTCCCTCCACCGTGGTGGCCGCTGCACCGGCACCCGCCGCGCAATCGGCAGCGGTCCAGACCGCCGATCTCACCACCAGCTCCAGCCCCATGGAGCTGGATCCTGAAGAAACCAACCCCACTCTTTTCGCCATGGCTCCCGACTCCAACCAGGCCGATGCCTCCGCGCTCGGCGGCCCCATGAAGTCTGAGAAGTCGCAACTCACGGCCAGTGGCCTGCGCATTACAGACATCGAAGTCGGCGATGGCGCTGAAGCCACCGCCGGTCAGACCGTCGTGGTGCACTACCGCGGCACCCTGGAAGACGGCACCCAATTCGATGCCAGCTACGACCGTGGCAAGCCCTTCAGCTTCCCTCTGGGCGCTGGCCGCGTGATCAAAGGCTGGGACGAAGGTGTCCAGGGCATGAAAGTGGGTGGAAAGCGCAAGCTGGTAATTCCCCCGGACCTCGGCTACGGCGCACGCGGTGCCGGTGGTGTGATTCCCCCCAATGCCACCTTGATCTTTGACGTCGAGCTGCTGGACATCAAGTCTTGA
- a CDS encoding monovalent cation/H(+) antiporter subunit G — protein sequence MNTLLSTPVLPTLAWGLIGVGILLWFWGTLPLLLLRSIFFRLHALTVADTIGSLLIVSGLLLLRSREWPLLLLSLISLVLWNSTFSIVLSRLAADQATDPQTGVLHEEAIR from the coding sequence ATGAACACCCTGCTCTCAACCCCTGTCTTGCCAACCTTGGCCTGGGGCCTGATTGGCGTCGGCATTCTCCTGTGGTTCTGGGGAACGCTGCCGCTGCTGCTGCTGCGATCGATCTTTTTTCGACTGCATGCGCTCACGGTCGCCGACACGATCGGATCGCTGTTGATCGTGAGCGGACTACTGCTGCTCCGCAGTCGCGAATGGCCGTTGCTGCTGCTCAGCCTGATCAGCCTGGTGCTGTGGAACTCCACCTTCAGCATCGTGCTCAGCCGACTGGCAGCAGACCAAGCCACGGATCCACAAACCGGCGTTCTGCATGAGGAGGCGATCCGATGA
- the sodX gene encoding nickel-type superoxide dismutase maturation protease, whose product MDLLLFFLGRRRLFEVQGPSMLPALKPGQRLLVKPHRLGQALPQTGSVVVCRHPGQPDLVITKRLYERTDQQLDLRGDNPEASTDSRHFGPVPVESLIGEVIAIVA is encoded by the coding sequence ATGGATCTGCTGCTGTTTTTTTTGGGACGTCGCCGCCTGTTTGAAGTACAGGGACCCTCGATGCTCCCAGCGCTGAAACCAGGTCAGCGACTGCTGGTGAAGCCGCATCGCCTGGGCCAGGCACTTCCCCAGACCGGATCGGTCGTGGTCTGCAGACATCCCGGCCAGCCCGATCTTGTCATCACCAAACGCCTGTATGAACGCACGGATCAGCAGCTGGATCTCCGCGGTGACAATCCAGAGGCAAGCACCGACAGCCGGCACTTCGGCCCTGTACCCGTGGAAAGCCTGATCGGCGAAGTGATCGCGATCGTGGCCTGA